CCCGTCGATGTCCGGGTGGACGGCCAGGATCTCGTCGATCAGCCAGCGCCCGACCCCGGTGGAGGCCGCATCGGGCACCGTGAAGGCGATCGGCTCGTGCAGGCCGCGGCGCCGCACCTCGTCCTCATAGCCGTCGGTGCGGCTGCGCACCCGCATGTCCTGCCGCAGCGCCGCCCCGATATAGGCGACCTTGCGGCTGCCCTGGTCGTAGAGGTGGCTGGTCTGCATCCGGCCGACCTCGAAATGCGAGAAGCCGACGCTCATGGCGACCGCCGGCTTGTCCTCGGACGGCATGTCCCACATCTCCACCACCGGCACGCCGCAGGAGCTCAGCATCGCCCGCGTCCGCTCGGTGTGGTGGAAGCCGGTCACCACCATCGCCGCCGGCGACCAGGCGAGGAAGGCACGGATCAGCGTCTCCTCCTCCTCCTCGCTGAACTCGCTGACGCCCAGCAGGGTCTGGTACTGGGCGTGGCGGAACAGCCCCTGCAGCGTGTTGTAGGTCTCGGCGAAGAAGGAGTTGAGGATCGAGGGCAGGATGACCCCGATGGTCCGGCTGCGCGCCGCC
Above is a genomic segment from Azospirillum thermophilum containing:
- a CDS encoding LacI family DNA-binding transcriptional regulator, producing the protein MSDVADAAGVSASTVSLYLRRPEAVSPELAERVARTIEQMGYVPNLVAGSLAAARSRTIGVILPSILNSFFAETYNTLQGLFRHAQYQTLLGVSEFSEEEEETLIRAFLAWSPAAMVVTGFHHTERTRAMLSSCGVPVVEMWDMPSEDKPAVAMSVGFSHFEVGRMQTSHLYDQGSRKVAYIGAALRQDMRVRSRTDGYEDEVRRRGLHEPIAFTVPDAASTGVGRWLIDEILAVHPDIDGVVCSNDALALGVLFEATRRSLRVPEDLAVVGFGDLPFSDSCPPPLTTVRPPQREIGRLTATQILASLSGTRIPPIHYNLGCELVVRGSTRPVSAQ